In Metarhizium brunneum chromosome 3, complete sequence, a genomic segment contains:
- the RTL1_1 gene encoding Retrotransposon-like protein 1, translating to MLAEIIRLQERVQQIEEERQEQATTTTTIKKDLGEILKPRAPGPYNGSPGALQEFLTQLRAYHQQFPNKMEESSVKVLHTGGCITGVALAWFEPIIRDYLNKEKDNRKEETNTIFESYDEFKKAIKKAFGTVDEARAAEYYINGLKQKGSASDYTARFRQLASQLNWEDEPLMSAFYKELKEEVKDKLYKENRPDNLSDYIAMAVRIDNKQYQQRIQKKQGKGT from the coding sequence atgcttgctgagatcatacgccttcaggaacgggtccaacagatagaagaagaacggcaggaacaagccacaaCTACTAccacaattaaaaaggacttaggagaaatccttaaacccagggcaccaggaccATACAACGGATCCCCAGGTGCGCTTCAAGAattcctcactcaactcagggcttaccaccAACAATTCCCAaacaaaatggaagaatcctctgtCAAGGTACTACACACAGGAGGATGTATAACGGGAGTAgcactcgcatggtttgaacccattataagggactaccttaataaagaaaaagacaaccgcaaagaagaaaccaacaccattttcgaaagttacgATGAGTTCAAAAAAGCCATCAAGAaagcctttggaacagttgatGAAGCTAGAgctgctgagtactacatcaacgggctcaagcagaagggatcggcatccgattatACCGCTCGCTTCCGACAACTCGCATCTCAGCTTAactgggaggacgaacctcttatgtcagctttctataaagaacttaaggaagaagtcaaagataAACTCTACAAagagaacagaccagacaacttatcggattacatcgctatggcggtacgaatcgaTAACAAACAGTATCAGCaacgcatacagaagaaacagggtaaaggaacctaG
- the Tf2-2_1 gene encoding Transposon Tf2-2 polyprotein — translation MVLDTEVMGHHVRILVDSSAIGNYISPRVVNRYQLPWKHKEAPYELTDIKGKLFAYNNGIINQETDHLEVQIQGHSEVIQLNIINRTGQLKWNKTSGQQNQQNSEERTKFHYNLAHEQSSKEKEPSSKLSKDQQQQINNTETISTKKRTIRSTVTTSIALQTGIRTTISNKKTKAKIQKVITTLRKDLANTNKKLEEEKKNENNKNDKSPITKEEKLKNIPKEYRKYKKLFAEELETGLPKHSQWDHKIELANRKSTTFHKIYNLNAKELKTLREYINKMLAKGYIRASTSEAGYPVMFVPKKNGKLRLVVDYRRLNAITMKDRTPLPLISELQDRLHGMNWFTAVDLKGAYNLIRIKKGHKWMTAFRTKFGLFEYLVMPIGLTNAPATFQRIINSVLQEYLDNFVVVYLDDILIFSKTLEDHKGHIHTVLKTLQDAKLLLEPAKYKFYTQEVDFLGHTIQPNKIQIEKTKIEAVRNWPTPKNIKNIQSFRGFANYYKRFIKSYNKIAAPLDELTKKNKQ, via the exons aatcgttaccaactaccgtggaaacacaaagaggcaccatacgagttaactgatatcaaaggaaaactttttgcctacAATAacggaatcattaaccaagagactgatcatctcgaagtacagattcaaggtcattcagaagtgattcaactcaATATTATAaac aggacaggccaactaAAGTGGAACaagacttcaggccaacagaatcagcagaattcggaagaaagaacgaaatttcattataacttagctcacGAACAAAGttctaaagaaaaggaaccttcaagcaagttatccaaggaccaacaacaacaaataAACAATACAGAGACAATAAGtacaaagaaaagaacgaTTAGATCCACCGTAACAACCTCGATagcgctacaaaccgggatacgaacaacaataagcaacaagaagacaaaagccaagatccaaaAGGTTATTaccaccttaaggaaagacctcgcaAACACAAATAAGAAActcgaagaagagaagaaaaacgAGAACAACAAaaacgacaaaagcccaataacaaaagaagaaaaactcaagaatatccctaaggaataccggaaatacaaaaaattattcgcagaagaattagaaaccggattacccAAACACAGTCAATGGGATCATAAAATCGAATTAGCAAATAGAAAGTCAACAACATTCCACAAGATctacaacttaaacgcaaaaGAACTCAAAACGTTACGAGAATacatcaacaagatgctAGCAAAAGGCTATATCagagcatcaacatcagaagctggatacccagttatgtttgttccaaagaaaaacggaaAATTGCGGTTAGTAGTAGATTATCGGCGATTAaacgcgattaccatgaaaGACagaacaccgttgccactaatatcaGAACTACAAGACCGATTACACGGTatgaattggttcaccgcGGTAGACCTAAAAGGAGCATACAACttgattcgaataaagaagGGTCACAAATGGATGACAGCCTTCAGAACGAAAttcggactattcgaatacTTAGTAATGCCAATAGGGCTcaccaacgcaccagcaacattccAGAGAATAatcaacagcgtactacAAGAATATTTGGATAACTTCGTGGTAGTATATCTCGATgatatactgatcttctcGAAAACCCTAGAAGACCACAAAGGACACATACACACGGTACTGAAAACGCTACAAGACGCTAAACTATTACTTGAACCAGCAAAATATAAGTTCTATACacaggaagtagacttcctaggacacacaATACAACCGAACAAGATACAAAtagaaaagacaaagatcgaggcagtaaggaactggccaacaccaaaaaatATCAAGAacatacaaagctttagaggctttgcgaactaCTACAAGAGATTCATCAAAAGCTACAACaaaatcgcagcacccttagatgaactcaccaagaagaatAAGCAATAG